The Culex quinquefasciatus strain JHB chromosome 2, VPISU_Cqui_1.0_pri_paternal, whole genome shotgun sequence genome contains the following window.
CTTCGTCACAATGGTCGCTTTCCGGAAAGGGctgcttgttttttgtttaataaataCTTATTATATGATACACGCGCTCGGGAAGGGCGGGGATTGTTAGCAAAGGGGTGGGGGACCTACTTCTTAAGCATTATTTTTCtcttgcacggagaaaaaagagttcccaaaatcgtgaacaagcgttcatgaaaatgggaacctcgaacaaagtgttcaaattccatggtacgattttgaaaaacgtaccatgaaatttgaacactttgttcgtggttcctattttcatgaacgcttgttcacgattttgggaactcttttttctccgtgtgcgaacacaaaaaataactaaagaAAAGGAGTCCAagcaaaaatatataatattttttggttgtcaatttagttaattaaataatatttataagGGCGAAAAGAGTTGAAATATATTTACAATTTAACCGTCACGCAGTGTGCTGGCCCACGGTCATTGAGTTGATTTCCGAGTCTCGCGTCGGGTTTTTATCTTAAACTTTTTCAGCTACTCCCAGAAGAGATGAAATTCCTCGAGATTAAAGCGGGGAGGAAAAAACGACCTCGCGCAACGCACCGAGCCACCAAATGTCATCCATTATAACTTAAAACAAAAGTCGAATATTTAAGATAAGGAGATGTTCtcgttttttgtttcgtttcttCAACGCTCCATCCTTACCCCGGCTCGACTTTGGTTCCCACCAGTCACGGGAGATGAGTCTTCGGGCTCGGTGACGGTCGCGCAAGACGTTTTTTTTGTGTCGTCTCCGTCCCCGTCTCTCGATTCTTGATCACACAAATCCCTCCCGAGATTATGATTCAGAAATCAACGCAAAAACCGGAGCTGGACCCCGCAAAGAATACGTGAACGATTCTCTACAATTCtgcgtttcgtttttttttctgcgctgGGCTTTTTTGTTGACTCGCTACCTCGTCGGACCTGCTACTCCAACTCCCACTCCACCTCACAGGCATGTGTGAATAATCTTCTTCGTCCGACACAGCTTACACTTTACCTCGCAGCACCAGTGGAACGTGCAGGCGCACCGTTCCACCACGATCACTTCCTGCGTCCGGTAGCCCCGGCCGCAGCACATCAGATCGCACCCGTCGACGCCGATCGACGTGTCGTTACACTGGCGGCCGTGCGTTCCCTGGATGCCGAGCCGGGGGTTCCGCTCGCAAAACCCCGGCGACGGTTCCAGGTAGACCAGGTCCTTCATGCCCGGCGGTTTGTGGTCCGGGTTGTGCGGCTTGAGCTGGAagttgtatctattttggagaaagggaaaatgatgattagttttaaaattgcaaGATGGTCAGATACGATTTGAAGGAGGTATAACCGTTGGATCTCAAATTGCTTGCAAGTATGCCTTAAACGCAGCTCTAGTAACTTTGGATTAACTCGAATCGATTTgaaatgttctaaaaagttgttcccCGTGCAAAAATCTACAAGAATCATGATTTGCAAGACCGTTTGCCTAATTTATGACTCTCCATAAACGCAAAGTAGAAATACCTCATTTCCCATATAAATCTCAAACTCACCGATTGATCTTCTTCTGCTGGTGACTCCGCGCGTGGATCGAGTTGCTCGAGACGCTGTTCGGGCTCGAGCCCACCTGATTCGGGCTCTTCAACCCGTTCGGGTTCGCCCGGTTCGACAGCGTCGCTTCGTTGACGGTCGTCCGCAAACTGTTCGAGACCATCACGCGCGAGGCGCCATCGAAGCGATCCTTCAGCAGGTCACCCACCACTCGGAAGCTGGGCAGACGCATCCAGCAGGTTTTCACCGTACACGAGCCGGACATCCCGTGGCACTTGCACTCCTGCCGCATCTCCGACTGTACGTGCTGCAAGAGAGAGAGAAGATATTGATATCATAAATCGTTGGAAGATAATTTACGATCGCGGCGATCTTAATCGTGAAGAAGACGGTAGAGCGCTGTGCCGCGTGCGACCGTTTTGGGGCGAACTCGCGAGTCACGTTTCCCCCGGCTCAGAACCCCAGAACCGTAGCCAAAGCAGATCAACGAACCAGCAGGGGTCCCTTCTTCAATAATTTACTACCCCAGGAATGCAGTTTACAAGTTCATTTCCCCACTCACACGATCCCTCTCTCTCCCGAGGTTTGATGAAGTCCAAGTCCTCTGCAAATCCACAGATTTATGGCCACATTAAATAGCCATTTATTTCgttttcaattcaaataaaatcctataaaaatcaattaaatatcaTCATCCTCTTGAGGATTGCTCGCGTTTTTTTCGCATTCCCAACCGATCGCGCGCGCGGGTCTTAATCCTCGATCAGTAATCTCAGCTTTAATTGCCGTTCTTCACCCTGCtgccacccaaaaaaaaatggaaagaagcagcagcagtcgAAGATATAAACGAAACGAAAGAAAATCCGTCCGAAATCGAAACCACTTCACACTAATCCCTTCTTTGAGGTCTTCGTCATCGTCGCAAAGATCGCACGAGAGGGAGAGCAGGACTAATATGTCACTTAATTACAATCaccacaaattaataaaattcataaatgatTTCATTAGGCCTTTTATCAGCTGTCAGCGGGCTTTTAATATATGGGAATTCGTCGGCATTTTTTCGGCGGGCTCTGGGGAGTCCGCGCTCACGCGAGGGCCCACATGGCGAATGGGGATTAAAACAtttattaatgaaatttaagaaGGAGGGAAAAAAGTGGAGGCTTGCGAAACCTCGAGGCTCAGCGGTAGTTTGGAGGTAAGCACGAAGAAACggttataaataaattttatttatttgatttctcTCCGCGGCTGCTGGCGGTTCACAGCAGCAGCTTTCTCGACTTGTGTGGTACTCTAAAGAGCTTTCGTTAATTTCACCGCGCGCGTCCCCGGATTACCCCCCGAGATAACCGTTGAGTGTGCGCGCCCCACTTGAGCGTAAAACTATAACCCAAAAACGAGGAGGTATGAACTTACCGATCGTCCAGCTTCGTTGTTGTGCAGGTTCATCTTCTCACGCAGCGTCCGGCCGCGCTCGCCGGTGTCGACGAATTCCCGCGAGAACTTGAACCCGAACCCGATGTTGTCACTGCAGCCGCCCCACTCCCAGTCCCGGACTCCGGCCACCGCGCCCATGCTATTAGCCTGCGGTGCCCGGCTCTGGTGCGAGTAGTCACACGTGCATGACTCGATCGATCCTTCGCTGCAGGCCCGCGCGATGCTGTGCGTCACGGCCGCGCTGGTGATCGCGTAGATGAAGGCCGTCTCTCGACATCCTGGAATTGGGAAAAATGGGAAAGGAATCCATCAGTATCATACATATGCGAGTTGAGTCCCCCCGAAAGAGAgatgattaaaataaattaaatcgtTTTGTAATCCTACTTATGGGCCGTCTAATCATGCCTAAGTCGTTCAACCGTGCGGCCTAACGAGAGATTCTTCGTTCCTTTTCATTACTTTGTGTGCTGCTCTCGAAAGATCAACCTTAAGAGCGATTGAGAGACGAGAGGTAAACAGCACGACCAGGTAGAATTGTTAAGCTCGGGTGTCCAAAAGAGGCTTACGATCCCGACCTTGGTGTTTACGGACGTGGTTGGAGCAGTTACCACTAGTTCGTATCCAATAGAAGCTTCTGTAGCAAGTTTGGATCGACCCGGATCAAATTGAAATATTCTACAAACTTGTTTCTCAAGCCAAAAACTATAAGAATTCAGCTTAGGAAGCTACTAGGTTGACATTACTAGTCTATACAGGATGACGAAGGTAATACCTTGTTTCCCATATAAAATCTACCAAGTATCAACAAGATATCCCGACTTGCTTGAGTtgcaatattttgaaacaaatccCGAATTTTTCAACCTCCTCAACCTTCCGTCACGCACCATTGGACACACACTTTCCCAAATTATCGCCCCGAACCACCACCCAAGACGGCTCCGGATAGATTTGTCAATCATGGAGGACCATTGTCCGAGAAATGCAATTTGCAACGCCCAAATGCAAATGAATGCAGCGCAACCGAGACCTTTTCCAGCTAATCACCGAAATGCATCTCGAGTCCTGTGGGCACGTCTTTTCTTGTCGTTGCCAGATCCTGCAGACATCAAACGAGTTTCAGACAATCTGTTTGAAGAAAAACGGAGAATCTCCCCGTGAAACATACAACGCGCAGAGGAAAACAAAACGTATTGTTACGCCCATTGCTCAATTTACCCAttaaactaattgttatttaacgAAAATACCAGCAAAAAGCTGCTGCTTTGTTTGCTATCTCTCCGGCGGACCTCTCCCGGGAGGGGGACGGCAACCGGATTTCCTCTGTATGATCCCAAAAACGAAAAAGGCGAACATTTCGAAAATTGCCTATTATTCGGTGCCTCGCCGGTGTGTGATGGACGGTCTCGCCCCGCCGAAAACCGGTAATTATCTCTGCGCGcgcaaaaacaaatcaaaagtgctcggTCGGATGTTAGGGTGAATGGATCTCAATCAAGATCACAAATATTTTGGCGTtttgtaaagattttttttgctgcggcAGCCGCTGCTACCAACCCCGACTTCCTTTAGTGTGTCAGCTTGAATCACTCGTCAGGCGAGATCATATCTCTGGGGGCGCGCGCGATGACAAAGCCGGGAGATCCATTCATGATATACCTCGTGGTCCTCCCGGGGATGATGTCTCACGTGGCACGGAGATCGCTATCGAAGTAGGGCAAACCGTCAACCTGAACTGCTGCTGTCCATCAGGCCGGCGTGTGAACTCGCAAAATGGCTGAGCCATGACGCTCCGCGGTTATGCCAGCACAGTTAATTTATTCATCAACGAGCTCGAGGgattaacatttttcaagacACACTTCCCGGTTGCGCGATCGCCGCGAGGAGGACGAGAAGGAGGTATCAATTACCTACCGATGTCTGTGTTCCCCAAACCCGGGGAATCCGCGCGGCTGGTTGCGTTGAAATCAGAAGATTAAAGACCGAGGCAGGCAGgcaacgttttttttcgtttcttaaTCCAATAAGATATGACTGAAACCGAGCGCGCGATGACTTACTTGTAGAGCGATCATTTAGCTgatgcccaaaataaatatacaCAACTCTATTCGGGATTCGGTGACTCGGACTGACTGACAAATCTCAATAAATCAATTAATGATAGATCAATCAAGCGCAGCACCACTTTTTCGAGCCGGAGCGATCGTCGGAGTCGGAGAGTGACAAATGACATCAATAAAGATTAATCCGTTCGGGGCTACCTCCGGCATATAGTTCAACGCACCAATCTCGCGCGCCCTGTCAATGATCAATCAATGGGGTCTCTCGATTTCATTCGGCCGCGGAGATTAATGGAGTACGACCGATTcacgcatttacaaagcgggcCACTCGTGACGATAGAAGACAAGACAAATGAATTGTCAAATTAGTCCAACATTCCAACACAAATATTTGACGAACCGCTCCGATTTCTCCTCGTAATAACCCGTAAAAGCACTTATCACCAGCGCACAGCGCAAACAAAGAGGAGTGGCTTTCCGCATCGATAATGGCTCTTTTAATTGCTTTACGACCACCAGCCCAGAACGATGCGGCCACGCAACGGCCTTCGATCGGAGGCGTGCAACCTTCACTTCACAGATGATCGATCTCGCTCGCTGGGCTCTCTCAATGCCGGCCAATAAACGTCATAATTTGGCAGAAAAACATCTTTATTACCCGGGGTCCGCTCCCAGGAGGGCCCTTCGCCGTCCTTCGAGGCCTTCCTGGGAGAGAACTCCTACTCCGGCAGCTTCCctctcagcagcagcagagttTTCCTCGGGGGTGATTGATATATTGAGCGTAACAACTCCGAAACATCTCAATTGTACCTTTTTCTTTCCTCTCGGGTGTCTCTGGTTGGCTACCAAGTGGTTGGACAGTGACTTCCCCGAAAGCCGGCCAGATGTCCTGCGTGCACTTGACTCGTCCAAAGTCCTAGCTAGCGCGCTACGGGGAACTCCCTAGCCACACGGGGTACCGAGCTGGAGAACAGGTAAGGATCTCCCGCGCGCCGGCAGGAAGTTTATGATGATTGATTGGGACATTCGAAAACGGTCGTAATGGAGGATCATCGCCCAGGGATAATACGGCGTGTTCCGGGGGTGTGAAATTGGGTGCTAATTCGCACTGAGTAAGCATTTCGGGACGCCCTCTGGGGAGTGATCGTCGAATGGTTTTCTTGGAAGAGTTTCATGGAGCAAAAGTCACCGGTCCGTTTGGGTTCAAGTTGATCGAGCGGATATAAGATCAACTCAGATCGGTAtgaaatattctacaaagttgttcctcaTGTCAAATCCTGCAAGAAACTTTCTTTTGGAAGCTTCTTTGGTGACTTCATGAAGCCATTCCAGTGAAATCTTGAAATAGCTGTTTTCCATATAAATCCCCACAGATCCGGAAGCTAATTGTCTGCCGTGATTTAATCGAGCAATCAATCAAACACACAAGATGGCGCTTCCAATGTGGACAAATCGAGCTCATGAATCGACATGATTTAACACACCGGACCCCGAAATGCCGAATCTTGGGATCGGACCTCTTCTGATTTATACCCCTTATAAAATCGTTTATTAATATGGTCCGATACGCTTTGATGCGGTTCCCTAGGACTAGAGAAAAACATAGAGGAGAGCGCAAAAAAGATCGATCCAAAAAAAAAGAGCGCACCGTCTGAAAGCTAGCCGGGGCACCAATATGAGAAATTTTTATTGCggtattataaaaataaaactgtcaTCATCACCATCAATTCGGGATGAGAAGGTACGAGCATAAAAGACACGCCGAAGAAAGGAGTGTGTGGGCTTCAGGGATCTTGCCGCCGTCAGCCGGTGTGGTCATAAACGTCGAAGCCTTTTGAATCCGGCCTGTCGGATCTCTCGGAGAGCTCTATTCCTAgacaacatcaacaacagcaACCCCGAGAGAAGAAGATTGCGGCATTATGCGGTTGCACAACCTGGATGGCGCGACGGTGTGACAAGATTTATAGCTTTTAATTGCCTTCTGGTAATAAAGTTGTAGAGCGGCGCTCTTCGGAGACCGTGTGGTCAACCGCAACCCCGCTCTGCTCTGCGGTGGGAGCGCCTTAATTTGCTGGTCAATTAGGGCTACCGTCGTCGCCGCGAACCACCGCCAACGCCCGGGACGCGAGCCATGTGCGATAAACAAATCGAAGTGAGGAGATAAAATCGGCGATAAAAATATTCTCACGGTCGCGAGGATGTCACAAAAGTGGACCATCCACCGGTAGCCGGTCCAACCGGCTCGCCCTCTATCGCAAGCTGATCAATCTTTGTTCCGCTGCTGGGTCCGCACCACATCTCCAATCGGGACCACACGAGAGGCTCAGCAAATCGCTCGATTTTCGAcgagaaaatgatgaaattaaGAGCCAGATAAGCACCCCTTCGTCAGGGGCAGAAACCAGATATTGGAAGCATTCCACGTCGGGACGTTTTTTTTATCTCGGAGCCTTAATCTTCTCCGGAGAGCTTCTGAGCGAGGAGGattagacgacgacgacgatctgaAGATGGGACTTCGTCATCGTCAACGCGCGCGCGACTGCCTGGGAAATGACATCACGTTTCACGTCCAAGATCTGCGCGCGCACACCGCGCTGGAACTCCAGTAGTTCAAACATAATTACGAAAGAGTCCGCCGCATGAAAGGCGCTTATTGTCTTGGGCGACGAACGCCTTCGACGATCTGCGCGCAGATCTAGGCGAGTAAATACAATTTAAGCGGTTGTTTCGCGAGCTACCTGACGTAGAAGGAGGCTTCCGAGGAGCGACTCGGTGGGTTACGCTCTAGCGATTTATAAATGGCTTTCGAAAAGTTCAAACAGACGCTCACGACGACACGGCACGATGAATGGATTCGCGTGGGAGGTTTGCTCTGGAAGCTCGCGCGCAAAATAAGGGGATGAACTGCGGGGGTGTTTGCCGATTAGAGTGTGGGAAAGCCGCTCGTTTTGTACCTCAAGACGAAGGAGGCGTGCGCTGAATTTAAATCAAACTGATTGGTGTTAATTGGATGTGAAAACATTTGTAGGGTTCCTTTTGACGGGTTCAACTACGCCATATTTTGCCCTCGCCAGCGAATTTCTTTCCGCGATTTGATTTGACAGGcaattttcttgtttgttttgcgAGGTTGAAATATATTCAACCGCCCCAAGGGATTTTAACGCACTGCGAGATAATTACAGTAATTTTTCCGACGGCTTCCAGCACTGCTTTAATCCCAGCGTGGACCATTGGCTGACCCCTCGGCAGCCCACCTAGTACATTAAGAAAACTTATCTACTTAAGCCGTACCACCCAAAGACACAAACCAGATCAAATCCCCCCGCTCGCACAAGCAATTAATTTTGCATGTTTACTTAATCAATCAGTATGAATTCGCTATAACTGTTTGGTAAATTGCCATTAATTCTCCGACAATTATTATAATTTATCGCCACTGGCCGCGGCTACAGGCCGCCGAACCAGATGTGCAAACCCGGTCTACCAACCGCGTGGCGAGAGAGTTGCATTAATTAATGATACAGCGGCAGCGTTGCCAAGATTGCAGACTCTAATGGATCCCTCACACCCCCTTCACTCCAGTTCTCCTCTCAAAACGATGAATAATGACTTAATTTCTGCGCGGGAGCTTTCTTCGCGAGGAAGACTGAAAGCGACACCCGTCAATATAATTAGAGCGACCGACGGCTGTGGAGTTTGATCAGATTACGCGCGAGACCAGGAAGCTACCGCGCGCGGGACCTCCCGGGGAGAGGGCGCACGCGCCGTTTGACGCGGGTCTCTCGGGCCCCCCCTGATGCGCCGGATTGAGACCTTATGGGTGGCGAAAAGCACTGCTGCTGTGAGGTTGATATCGCAGGTGGTAGACTGATACGTTGGGATCATTTTGGAGCAAAATACTATAGTCCGGTTGAGctaaaatcgaaaatttcaagcGTAGATCAACTCGGATTGGTTtggaatgttctacaaagttgttcaccGATCAAAAATCTACAAGAAACTTATTTTGGTTTCAGTTTTGTCGCTTTCGTTTA
Protein-coding sequences here:
- the LOC6038011 gene encoding protein Wnt-1 is translated as MIVSMELVTLFLVCLMAVSSTSAEVESKSKPGRGRGSMWWGIAKAGEPNNISPLANGMIYMDPAIHATLRRKQRRLARENPGVLAAIAKGANMAINECQHQFRNRRWNCSTRNFLRGKNLFGKIVERGCRETAFIYAITSAAVTHSIARACSEGSIESCTCDYSHQSRAPQANSMGAVAGVRDWEWGGCSDNIGFGFKFSREFVDTGERGRTLREKMNLHNNEAGRSHVQSEMRQECKCHGMSGSCTVKTCWMRLPSFRVVGDLLKDRFDGASRVMVSNSLRTTVNEATLSNRANPNGLKSPNQVGSSPNSVSSNSIHARSHQQKKINRYNFQLKPHNPDHKPPGMKDLVYLEPSPGFCERNPRLGIQGTHGRQCNDTSIGVDGCDLMCCGRGYRTQEVIVVERCACTFHWCCEVKCKLCRTKKIIHTCL